A portion of the Roseovarius sp. SCSIO 43702 genome contains these proteins:
- a CDS encoding OmpW family protein, whose amino-acid sequence MKTLTLLACGAAMAALGAPALAQSKGDMTLGFGVHSVMPRSSSSTTTAGQITVGDNIRPTLTFEYFVADRIGIEVLAAWPFEHDIKLAGAGKVGKTKHLPPTVSVQYHFVNSSSITPFIGAGVTYVTFFDDKGTGALAGTDIDLDDSWGFSAHAGVDIALSERSAIRLDARYMDIDTSAKVGGAKIGTVHIDPLVVGAAYVMKF is encoded by the coding sequence ATGAAAACGCTCACGCTCCTCGCCTGCGGCGCCGCAATGGCGGCCCTCGGCGCCCCGGCCTTGGCCCAGTCCAAGGGCGACATGACGCTCGGTTTCGGCGTGCATTCCGTCATGCCGCGCTCGTCCAGCAGCACCACGACTGCCGGCCAGATCACCGTTGGCGACAATATCCGCCCCACCCTGACCTTCGAATATTTCGTCGCCGACAGGATCGGGATCGAGGTTCTGGCCGCATGGCCCTTCGAGCATGACATCAAGCTCGCCGGCGCCGGCAAGGTGGGCAAGACCAAGCACCTGCCGCCCACGGTCTCGGTGCAATACCACTTCGTCAACTCGAGCAGCATCACCCCGTTCATCGGCGCGGGCGTCACCTACGTGACCTTCTTCGACGACAAGGGCACGGGCGCGCTCGCGGGCACCGATATCGACCTCGACGATTCGTGGGGCTTCTCGGCCCATGCCGGGGTCGACATCGCGCTGAGCGAGCGCAGCGCGATCCGGCTCGATGCGCGCTACATGGACATCGACACCTCGGCAAAGGTCGGCGGTGCGAAGATCGGCACGGTGCATATCGACCCCTTGGTCGTCGGCGCGGCCTACGTGATGAAGTTCTGA
- a CDS encoding glutathione S-transferase family protein — translation MTLTLTGYRFSVYTRALRIALAVKGATYDCVERDPFDPADAEALGKVHPFGRVPALEDDGFRIYETAACLELVAGMSGPSLLPSGLRAMVRMRQVISITDSYVYWPLIRGAVSETIFGPLEGATPDAARLAEGFAAAPRALDALEAIAEEGLCLSGDALTLADCHLLPMLDYFGHVPQGADMIAARPALAHWLAASQARPEVAATRPDLGALASREKA, via the coding sequence GTGACGCTCACGCTCACCGGATACCGCTTCAGCGTCTATACGCGCGCGCTGCGCATCGCGCTGGCGGTGAAGGGGGCGACGTATGACTGTGTCGAGCGCGATCCGTTCGATCCGGCGGATGCGGAGGCCCTGGGAAAGGTGCATCCCTTCGGGCGGGTTCCGGCGCTCGAAGATGACGGGTTTCGCATCTACGAAACCGCCGCCTGCCTCGAGCTTGTGGCGGGCATGTCGGGTCCGTCCCTCCTGCCCTCCGGCCTGCGGGCAATGGTGCGGATGCGGCAGGTGATCTCGATCACCGACAGTTACGTCTATTGGCCGCTTATCCGTGGGGCCGTGTCGGAGACGATCTTCGGACCGCTGGAGGGTGCGACACCCGATGCGGCGCGGCTTGCCGAGGGGTTCGCGGCGGCACCCCGTGCACTTGATGCGCTGGAGGCGATCGCGGAAGAGGGGCTTTGCCTTTCGGGCGATGCGCTGACGCTGGCGGATTGCCATCTCCTGCCGATGCTGGACTATTTCGGGCACGTGCCCCAAGGGGCGGACATGATCGCGGCGCGCCCGGCGCTGGCGCATTGGCTCGCGGCGTCGCAGGCGCGCCCGGAAGTCGCGGCGACACGTCCCGATCTGGGCGCACTGGCATCGAGGGAAAAGGCATGA
- a CDS encoding glutathione S-transferase family protein, protein MIRLHHVPYSRSFRILWLLEELGLDYEIETYSLRDGSLRAPEVLEKSPGGRVPALEIDGRAICESGAIVQYLCERHPEADLMPAPGEPDRAPFLEALGYAETMASLIEFLNVQHVFLRDPSEASPVVIKLTTARLRATLGGLETRLEGRDYLLGGQFSGADVMMGFNLYAAPFFVRLDPFPALRAYAERIAGREAYGRALAREGRQEFYDRDFYPVPEV, encoded by the coding sequence ATGATCCGGCTTCATCACGTTCCCTATTCGCGCTCCTTTCGTATCCTGTGGCTGCTCGAGGAACTGGGGCTCGACTACGAGATCGAGACCTACTCGCTCCGCGATGGATCGCTGCGCGCGCCCGAGGTTCTGGAGAAATCCCCGGGGGGCCGGGTGCCTGCGCTCGAGATCGACGGCAGGGCGATCTGCGAAAGCGGCGCGATCGTGCAATATCTCTGCGAGCGCCATCCCGAGGCGGACCTCATGCCGGCCCCCGGCGAGCCGGATCGCGCGCCATTTCTCGAGGCGCTGGGCTATGCCGAGACGATGGCGAGCCTGATCGAGTTCCTGAACGTGCAGCACGTCTTCCTGCGCGACCCGTCCGAGGCGTCGCCCGTGGTCATCAAGCTCACCACTGCGCGCCTGCGCGCGACGCTGGGCGGGCTGGAGACGCGGCTCGAGGGGCGCGACTACCTCTTGGGTGGGCAATTCTCGGGCGCGGATGTGATGATGGGCTTCAACCTCTATGCCGCGCCGTTCTTCGTGCGGCTCGATCCCTTTCCGGCCTTGCGGGCCTACGCCGAACGGATCGCCGGGCGGGAGGCCTACGGGCGCGCGCTGGCGCGGGAGGGGCGGCAGGAGTTCTACGATCGTGATTTCTATCCGGTGCCGGAGGTGTAG
- a CDS encoding acetyl/propionyl/methylcrotonyl-CoA carboxylase subunit alpha, with protein MFDTILIANRGEIACRVIESAQAMGVRTVAVYSDADRAAKHVAMADRAVHIGGAAPGESYLRGEAIIEAARATGAQAIHPGYGFLSENPDFVEAVEAAGLTFIGPSAKAIRAMGLKDAAKALMEEAGVPVVPGYHGEDQDPDHLAERAREIGYPVLIKAVAGGGGKGMRLVESADRFAEALESAKGEAATAFGNEAVLIEKYIQKPRHIEVQVFGDGTGAVHLFERDCSLQRRHQKVIEEAPAPGMPDNVRAAMGAAAVRAAEAIGYSGAGTVEFIVDGSDGLREDGFWFMEMNTRLQVEHPVTEAITGVDLVEWQLRVASGEALPARQEDLTITGHAFEARLYAEDVAKGFLPATGRLRHLRFPGDARADSGVRAGDEISPWYDPMIAKIIVHGPTRDVALRKLDAALRRTEVSGTVTNLAFLGALARHEGFARGEVDTGLIARDIDALTERADPTASDMALAGLAALGLLAEGGRDTGFTLWTPLNREVVLRRGEDEVAMNLRVLSADAVDVVLGERTVEARRVGGRWQLDGEVAPEVAVTGDLVTVFRDYGIGFEIIDPLARAGGAYGDASVIEAPMPGLVKAMLAKPGQEVKEGDRLAVLEAMKMEHSLLAARDGVVAEVLAETGAQVEAGAPLVRLEDEG; from the coding sequence ATGTTCGACACTATCCTGATCGCGAACCGGGGCGAGATCGCCTGCCGCGTGATCGAGAGCGCGCAGGCCATGGGCGTGCGCACCGTGGCGGTCTATTCCGACGCGGATCGCGCGGCGAAGCATGTGGCGATGGCCGACCGCGCGGTGCATATCGGCGGCGCGGCTCCGGGTGAAAGTTACCTGCGGGGCGAGGCGATCATCGAGGCCGCGCGTGCCACGGGCGCGCAGGCCATTCATCCCGGCTATGGCTTCCTGAGCGAGAACCCCGATTTCGTGGAGGCGGTCGAGGCGGCGGGCCTCACGTTCATCGGGCCGTCGGCCAAGGCGATCCGGGCGATGGGCCTCAAGGACGCGGCCAAGGCGCTGATGGAAGAGGCGGGCGTGCCCGTGGTGCCCGGCTATCACGGCGAAGACCAGGATCCCGACCATCTCGCCGAGCGCGCGCGCGAGATCGGTTACCCGGTGCTCATCAAGGCCGTGGCCGGCGGTGGCGGCAAGGGGATGCGCCTCGTCGAAAGCGCCGATCGGTTCGCCGAAGCCCTCGAAAGCGCGAAGGGCGAGGCCGCGACCGCCTTCGGCAACGAGGCGGTGCTGATCGAGAAATACATCCAGAAACCACGCCATATCGAGGTGCAGGTCTTCGGCGACGGCACCGGCGCGGTGCATCTCTTCGAACGGGACTGTTCGCTGCAGCGGCGCCACCAGAAGGTGATCGAGGAAGCGCCCGCGCCGGGGATGCCCGACAATGTCCGCGCCGCGATGGGCGCCGCCGCGGTGCGCGCCGCCGAGGCCATCGGCTATAGCGGTGCGGGCACGGTCGAGTTCATCGTCGACGGCTCGGACGGGCTGCGCGAGGACGGGTTCTGGTTCATGGAGATGAACACGCGCCTCCAGGTGGAGCATCCCGTGACCGAGGCGATCACCGGTGTGGACCTCGTGGAATGGCAGTTGCGCGTGGCGAGCGGCGAGGCGCTGCCGGCGCGGCAGGAGGATCTCACGATCACCGGCCATGCCTTCGAGGCGCGGCTCTATGCCGAGGACGTGGCCAAGGGGTTCCTGCCCGCGACCGGACGGCTGCGCCATTTGCGCTTCCCTGGGGACGCGCGCGCCGACAGCGGCGTGCGGGCGGGCGACGAGATCAGCCCGTGGTACGACCCGATGATCGCCAAGATCATTGTGCATGGCCCCACCCGGGACGTTGCGCTGCGCAAGCTCGACGCGGCGCTGCGGCGCACCGAGGTGTCGGGAACCGTCACCAATCTCGCCTTCCTCGGCGCGCTGGCACGGCACGAGGGGTTCGCGCGGGGCGAGGTCGACACGGGCCTCATCGCGCGCGACATCGACGCGCTCACCGAACGGGCGGATCCGACCGCGTCGGACATGGCGCTTGCCGGTCTGGCCGCGCTGGGGCTTCTGGCCGAAGGTGGACGGGACACGGGCTTCACGCTCTGGACGCCGCTCAACCGCGAGGTGGTGCTGCGCCGGGGCGAGGATGAGGTCGCGATGAACCTCCGTGTGCTCTCGGCGGATGCGGTCGACGTGGTGCTGGGCGAGCGGACCGTCGAAGCGCGCCGCGTCGGTGGGCGCTGGCAGCTTGACGGCGAGGTCGCGCCGGAAGTGGCCGTCACCGGCGATCTCGTGACCGTCTTCCGCGACTACGGTATCGGGTTCGAGATCATCGACCCGCTGGCCCGTGCGGGCGGCGCCTATGGCGATGCGAGCGTGATCGAGGCGCCGATGCCGGGGCTCGTGAAAGCGATGCTCGCCAAGCCGGGCCAGGAGGTGAAGGAGGGCGACCGGCTCGCCGTGCTCGAGGCGATGAAGATGGAACACAGCCTGCTGGCCGCACGCGACGGGGTGGTGGCCGAGGTGCTGGCCGAGACGGGCGCGCAGGTCGAGGCGGGCGCGCCCCTGGTCCGGCTGGAGGACGAGGGGTGA
- a CDS encoding O-acetyl-ADP-ribose deacetylase — MTAKINVTVADITELEVDAIVNAANKQLKGGGGVDGAIHRAAGPGLLEECKRLNGCETGDAKVTGGHELPASWVIHAVGPVWGGDKEEKDRLLASCYRVAVEKAEGLGCESLAFPAISTGVYGFPPDRAARVAVAALREALEGCENLKRVILCCFSEESAEQHRRALSKKEG, encoded by the coding sequence ATGACAGCGAAGATCAACGTGACCGTGGCGGACATCACCGAACTCGAGGTCGACGCCATCGTCAACGCGGCGAACAAGCAGCTCAAGGGCGGCGGCGGGGTGGATGGGGCAATCCACCGTGCGGCGGGACCGGGGCTTCTGGAAGAATGCAAGCGGCTCAATGGCTGCGAGACGGGCGATGCGAAGGTGACCGGCGGGCATGAGTTGCCGGCCTCGTGGGTCATCCACGCGGTGGGGCCCGTCTGGGGCGGCGACAAGGAGGAGAAGGATCGCCTTCTGGCCTCATGCTACCGCGTGGCGGTCGAGAAGGCGGAGGGTTTGGGCTGCGAGAGCCTCGCCTTTCCCGCGATCTCGACCGGGGTCTACGGGTTCCCGCCGGACCGAGCCGCGCGGGTGGCCGTGGCTGCGCTGCGGGAGGCGCTGGAGGGATGCGAGAACCTCAAGCGCGTCATCTTGTGCTGCTTCTCGGAGGAAAGCGCGGAACAACACCGCCGGGCATTGAGCAAGAAGGAAGGGTGA
- a CDS encoding AMP-binding protein, with amino-acid sequence MLEKADTYEKLVEGFDWNLPDTLNMAAQACDDWAARDPDRTAIIDLSAGARRDVSYAELRRMADGLAHHLVSLGVKPGDRVGVLRSQSPWCAAAHIAIWKIGAISIPLFKLFMREALLSRVTDADARIIVTDPEGAEMLDGQEAVIPEDLTLAEERFETAETSPDTPAVLIYTSGTTGSAKGALHGHRVLTGHMPGTELFCDFLGQEGDCLWTPADWAWIGGLFNILMPGLALGVPVVAARMPKFSVEECARIIREASVRNVFFPPTALRMLKAEGARIDGLRSIGSGGEPLGAEMLDWGRKAFGLTINEFYGQTECNLVACSCSALFEPKPGCIGRVVPGHEVEVIDADGKPTGGEGDVAVRRGSASMMLEYWNRPEQTAEKFRGDWLLTGDRGVWEGDYLRFVGREDDVISSGGYRIGPAEIEDCLITHDAVATVGVVGKPDELRHEIVKAYVVLRSGVEPSDHLACELQDWVKERLAKYSYPREIAFLDSLPMTVTGKVIRKELKARAAAEGQA; translated from the coding sequence ATGCTCGAGAAAGCCGACACTTACGAGAAACTGGTCGAGGGATTCGACTGGAACCTGCCCGACACGCTCAACATGGCGGCGCAGGCTTGCGACGACTGGGCCGCGCGCGATCCCGACCGCACGGCGATCATCGACCTGAGCGCCGGCGCGCGGCGAGACGTGAGCTATGCCGAGTTGCGGCGCATGGCCGATGGTCTGGCGCATCACCTCGTGTCGCTTGGCGTGAAGCCGGGCGACCGAGTGGGCGTGCTGCGCAGCCAGTCACCCTGGTGTGCGGCTGCGCATATCGCGATCTGGAAAATCGGTGCGATTTCAATCCCCCTGTTCAAGCTCTTCATGCGCGAGGCGCTGCTGAGCCGGGTCACCGATGCGGACGCGCGGATCATCGTGACCGACCCCGAGGGGGCCGAAATGCTTGATGGGCAGGAGGCGGTGATCCCCGAGGATCTGACGCTGGCTGAGGAACGGTTCGAGACCGCGGAGACGAGCCCCGACACGCCCGCGGTGCTCATCTACACCAGCGGAACGACCGGAAGCGCCAAGGGCGCGCTGCACGGGCATCGCGTTCTGACCGGCCATATGCCGGGCACCGAGCTTTTCTGCGACTTCCTCGGGCAGGAGGGTGATTGCCTCTGGACGCCTGCGGACTGGGCGTGGATTGGCGGGCTCTTCAACATCCTGATGCCGGGGCTCGCGCTGGGCGTGCCGGTGGTGGCCGCCCGGATGCCGAAATTCTCGGTCGAAGAGTGTGCGAGGATCATTCGAGAAGCCTCTGTTCGCAATGTGTTTTTCCCGCCCACGGCGCTCAGGATGCTGAAGGCCGAAGGCGCGCGGATCGACGGGCTTCGCAGCATCGGCAGCGGCGGCGAGCCGCTGGGCGCCGAAATGCTCGACTGGGGCCGCAAGGCCTTCGGCCTCACGATCAACGAGTTCTATGGCCAGACGGAATGCAATCTCGTTGCCTGCTCCTGCTCGGCGCTTTTCGAGCCCAAGCCGGGCTGTATCGGGCGCGTGGTGCCGGGGCACGAGGTCGAGGTGATCGACGCCGATGGCAAGCCGACCGGGGGCGAGGGCGACGTGGCCGTGCGGCGCGGGTCGGCGTCGATGATGCTCGAATACTGGAACCGTCCCGAGCAGACGGCCGAGAAGTTCCGCGGCGATTGGCTGCTGACCGGGGACCGGGGCGTCTGGGAGGGCGATTACCTGCGCTTCGTGGGGCGCGAGGATGACGTGATCTCGTCCGGGGGCTACCGGATCGGGCCGGCGGAGATCGAGGATTGCCTGATCACCCATGACGCCGTGGCCACCGTGGGCGTCGTCGGCAAGCCCGACGAGTTGCGCCACGAGATCGTGAAAGCCTACGTGGTCCTGCGAAGCGGGGTGGAGCCGAGCGACCACCTGGCCTGCGAATTGCAGGACTGGGTCAAGGAGCGTCTCGCGAAATATTCCTACCCGAGGGAAATCGCCTTCCTCGATTCGTTGCCCATGACCGTCACCGGCAAGGTGATCCGCAAGGAACTGAAGGCCCGCGCGGCGGCGGAGGGGCAAGCATGA
- a CDS encoding carboxyl transferase domain-containing protein, whose protein sequence is MKIESRILTGSEEFAANRAAHLEALRVVEDAAKRAAAGGGEAARERHVGRGKMLPRRRVANLLDPGSPFLEIGATAAHGLYDDAAPAAGVIAGVGRVHGRDVMVVCNDATVKGGTYYPMTVKKHLRAQEIAEECHLPCIYLVDSGGANLPNQDEVFPDRDHFGRIFYNQARMSARGIAQIAVVMGSCTAGGAYVPSMSDVTIIVREQGTIFLAGPPLVKAATGEVVTAEDLGGGDVHTRLSGVADYLAEDDAHALALARRAVSNLGVGPMPGLAVETPEEPAYDPEELLGAVPADLRTPYDIREVIARIVDGSRFDEFKARFGETLVTGFAHVEGMPVGIVANNGVLFSEAAQKGAHFVELCSQRKVPLVFLQNITGFMVGRKYENEGIARHGAKMVTAVATTSVPKITMVVGGSFGAGNYGMAGRAYQPRFMWTWPNSRISVMGGEQAAGVLATVKRDAIERKGGEWSAEEEAEFKRPTVEMFERQSHPLYASARLWDDGIVDPRKSRNVLALSLRAALNAPIEETRFGVFRM, encoded by the coding sequence ATGAAGATCGAAAGCAGGATACTCACCGGGTCCGAGGAATTCGCCGCGAACCGCGCCGCGCATCTGGAAGCGTTGCGAGTGGTCGAGGACGCGGCGAAACGCGCCGCCGCCGGTGGAGGCGAGGCCGCGCGTGAGCGGCATGTGGGGCGTGGCAAGATGCTGCCGCGCCGGCGCGTGGCGAACCTGCTCGACCCCGGCAGCCCGTTTCTCGAGATCGGGGCGACCGCGGCGCATGGGCTCTACGACGATGCTGCACCTGCCGCTGGCGTCATCGCGGGCGTGGGGCGCGTGCATGGCCGCGACGTGATGGTCGTGTGCAACGATGCCACGGTGAAGGGCGGCACCTATTATCCGATGACCGTCAAGAAGCACCTGCGCGCACAGGAGATCGCCGAGGAATGTCATCTGCCCTGCATCTACCTGGTCGATTCGGGCGGCGCCAACCTGCCCAACCAGGACGAGGTGTTCCCGGACCGCGATCATTTCGGACGCATCTTCTACAACCAGGCGCGGATGAGCGCGCGGGGAATCGCCCAGATCGCGGTGGTAATGGGGTCGTGCACCGCGGGCGGCGCCTACGTGCCCTCCATGTCGGACGTGACGATCATCGTGCGCGAGCAGGGTACGATCTTCCTCGCCGGGCCGCCGCTCGTGAAGGCCGCGACGGGCGAGGTGGTGACCGCCGAGGACCTGGGCGGCGGAGACGTTCATACGCGGCTTTCGGGCGTCGCGGACTACCTGGCCGAGGATGATGCGCATGCGCTGGCACTCGCGCGGCGCGCGGTGTCGAACCTCGGTGTCGGGCCGATGCCCGGTTTGGCGGTCGAGACGCCAGAGGAGCCCGCCTACGATCCCGAAGAGCTTCTCGGCGCCGTGCCCGCGGATCTGCGGACGCCCTACGACATCCGCGAGGTGATCGCGCGCATCGTCGACGGCTCGCGCTTCGACGAGTTCAAGGCACGCTTCGGCGAGACCCTGGTGACAGGCTTCGCGCATGTCGAGGGGATGCCCGTGGGAATCGTCGCCAATAACGGCGTCCTGTTCAGCGAGGCGGCACAGAAAGGCGCGCATTTCGTCGAGTTGTGCAGTCAGCGCAAGGTGCCGCTTGTCTTCCTGCAGAACATCACGGGCTTCATGGTCGGGCGCAAATACGAGAATGAGGGCATCGCGCGGCATGGGGCCAAGATGGTGACGGCGGTGGCCACGACGAGCGTGCCCAAGATCACCATGGTGGTGGGCGGCAGCTTCGGGGCCGGGAACTACGGCATGGCCGGCCGCGCCTACCAGCCGCGCTTCATGTGGACATGGCCCAACAGCCGGATCAGCGTCATGGGCGGTGAGCAGGCGGCCGGAGTCCTGGCCACCGTGAAGCGCGACGCCATCGAGCGGAAGGGGGGCGAATGGAGCGCCGAGGAAGAAGCGGAGTTCAAACGCCCCACCGTCGAGATGTTCGAACGCCAGAGCCACCCGCTCTACGCCAGCGCACGGCTCTGGGATGACGGGATCGTGGACCCGCGAAAAAGCCGCAATGTGCTGGCACTGTCGTTGCGCGCCGCGCTCAACGCCCCGATCGAGGAGACGCGGTTTGGCGTGTTCCGCATGTAG
- a CDS encoding nitronate monooxygenase, with the protein MTISTRLTRLLGCTHPVISAPMAFAAGGRLAAAVSGAGGLGLIGGGYGEADWVRREFDAAGNAAVGCGFITWNLERAVLEAALDRAPRAIMLSFGDPAPWSQAIHDAGAILIAQVQTLEHAKSAVDAGAGIIVAQGAEAGGHGRRRATMTLVPEVADMLAQRAPDVVPVAAGGIADGRGLAAALMLGAEGVLVGSRLWASEEALVHPDMHAAAVAADGDATIRTSVMDVARRLDWPEGYTARVLRNAYTDRWHDDLEGLRQVAERESARYAKAWAEGDIDVANTFVGEVAGLIRSIEPAAAIVEGIVAEAEARLARDWSGDD; encoded by the coding sequence ATGACCATCTCGACACGACTGACGCGGCTTCTGGGTTGTACGCATCCGGTCATCTCGGCGCCCATGGCCTTTGCGGCGGGCGGACGCCTTGCCGCGGCGGTGAGCGGGGCAGGGGGGCTTGGCCTCATCGGCGGCGGCTATGGCGAGGCCGACTGGGTGCGTCGCGAGTTCGACGCGGCGGGCAACGCCGCCGTCGGATGCGGTTTCATCACCTGGAACCTCGAGCGCGCGGTACTGGAGGCCGCTTTGGATCGTGCGCCCCGCGCGATCATGCTGTCCTTCGGCGATCCCGCGCCATGGTCGCAGGCGATCCACGACGCGGGCGCGATCCTCATCGCGCAGGTGCAAACGCTGGAACATGCGAAATCGGCGGTTGATGCAGGGGCCGGGATCATCGTCGCCCAAGGCGCCGAGGCGGGCGGCCACGGGCGCCGCCGCGCCACGATGACGCTCGTGCCGGAAGTGGCCGACATGCTGGCGCAGCGCGCGCCCGACGTGGTGCCCGTGGCGGCGGGCGGCATCGCGGATGGCCGCGGTCTTGCCGCGGCGCTCATGCTGGGGGCCGAGGGCGTGCTCGTCGGCTCGCGTCTCTGGGCAAGCGAGGAGGCGCTGGTGCATCCCGACATGCACGCCGCCGCGGTGGCGGCCGACGGGGATGCGACGATCCGCACCAGCGTCATGGACGTGGCGCGACGGCTCGACTGGCCCGAGGGGTATACCGCGCGGGTGCTGCGCAACGCTTACACCGATCGCTGGCACGACGATCTCGAGGGGCTGCGGCAGGTCGCGGAGCGCGAGAGCGCGCGATACGCGAAGGCGTGGGCGGAGGGCGATATCGACGTCGCCAATACCTTCGTCGGCGAGGTGGCGGGGCTCATCCGCTCCATTGAACCGGCGGCCGCCATCGTCGAGGGAATCGTCGCCGAGGCAGAGGCGCGGCTGGCGCGGGACTGGAGCGGTGATGACTAG
- a CDS encoding hydroxymethylglutaryl-CoA lyase codes for MSDYVEIFEVGPRDGLQNEAREIPVEEKVALIDCLSGAGFRRIEVASFVSPKWVPQMAGSAEVLARIDRAPGVSYAALTPNMRGFEDARAAGADEVAIFGSASEGFSRANINATIEESLERFRPVAQAAGEAGIRLRGYVSCVVECPYDGPVEPAQVAKVAGSLHDMGCYEISLGDTIGRATPEGIEAMLAAVCDVIPAERLAGHYHATGGHALDNIEASLGRGLRVFDAAVGGLGGCPYAPGAAGNVATEAVHDRLTALGYETGLDREILARAADMARGMRNGGDR; via the coding sequence ATGTCTGACTACGTTGAAATTTTCGAGGTCGGCCCTCGTGATGGCCTCCAGAACGAGGCGCGGGAAATTCCCGTGGAAGAGAAGGTCGCGCTGATCGACTGCCTGAGTGGGGCCGGTTTCCGGCGCATCGAGGTGGCGAGTTTCGTGAGCCCCAAATGGGTGCCGCAGATGGCCGGATCGGCCGAGGTGCTGGCGCGTATCGACCGCGCGCCGGGCGTCTCCTATGCCGCGCTCACGCCCAACATGCGCGGCTTCGAGGATGCGAGGGCGGCGGGCGCCGACGAGGTGGCGATCTTCGGCTCGGCCTCCGAAGGGTTCAGCCGCGCCAACATCAACGCGACGATAGAAGAAAGCCTCGAGCGGTTCCGCCCGGTGGCCCAGGCCGCCGGCGAGGCGGGGATCCGCCTGCGCGGCTACGTCTCCTGCGTGGTGGAATGTCCCTATGACGGGCCGGTGGAGCCCGCGCAGGTGGCGAAAGTGGCCGGCTCGCTGCACGACATGGGATGCTACGAGATCAGCCTCGGCGACACGATCGGACGCGCCACGCCCGAGGGGATCGAGGCGATGCTGGCAGCGGTCTGCGATGTCATTCCCGCCGAAAGGCTTGCCGGACACTACCATGCAACAGGAGGCCACGCGCTGGACAATATCGAGGCGTCGCTCGGCCGCGGATTGCGCGTGTTCGACGCGGCGGTGGGCGGGCTCGGTGGCTGTCCCTACGCGCCGGGTGCAGCGGGAAACGTCGCGACCGAAGCCGTGCATGACCGGCTGACGGCGCTGGGATACGAGACCGGGCTCGACCGGGAGATCCTGGCGCGCGCGGCGGATATGGCGCGCGGAATGCGGAATGGGGGCGACAGATGA
- a CDS encoding crotonase/enoyl-CoA hydratase family protein, producing the protein MTETITIERDARGVATLWLDRAEKHNAMSGQMIEELHAAAQELGKDPDVRVVVLAARGKTFCAGGDLGWMREQFEAEPETRTREAGKLAYMLQALNTMPKPLIGRLHGNAFGGGVGLASVCDVAVGAKGITMALTETRLGLIPATIGPYVAARMGEANARRVFMSGRRFDAAEAVRLGLLARAVPEDDLDAAVEAEVAPYLSCAPGAVGRAKALLRSLGPRIDETTIAHTMDELARCWAGDEAREGIGAFFDKRKPWWSN; encoded by the coding sequence ATGACCGAGACGATCACGATAGAACGCGATGCGCGGGGGGTGGCCACGCTCTGGCTCGACCGCGCCGAGAAACACAACGCCATGTCCGGTCAGATGATCGAGGAGCTGCACGCCGCCGCGCAAGAGCTTGGCAAGGATCCGGACGTGCGGGTGGTCGTGCTGGCGGCGCGGGGCAAGACCTTCTGCGCGGGGGGCGACCTCGGCTGGATGCGCGAGCAGTTCGAAGCCGAGCCCGAGACGCGGACGCGGGAGGCGGGGAAGCTCGCCTACATGCTGCAAGCGCTCAACACGATGCCGAAACCGCTGATTGGGCGCTTGCATGGCAATGCGTTCGGCGGCGGTGTGGGGCTGGCCAGCGTGTGCGACGTGGCCGTGGGCGCCAAGGGCATCACGATGGCGCTCACAGAAACGCGCCTCGGCCTCATCCCCGCCACCATCGGCCCCTATGTCGCGGCGCGGATGGGCGAGGCCAATGCGCGGCGCGTCTTCATGTCGGGTCGTCGCTTCGACGCCGCCGAGGCCGTGCGGCTCGGGCTTCTGGCGCGCGCGGTGCCGGAGGACGATCTGGATGCGGCGGTCGAGGCGGAGGTCGCGCCCTACCTGTCCTGCGCGCCCGGGGCGGTTGGCCGCGCGAAGGCGCTGTTGCGCAGCCTCGGACCACGCATCGACGAGACCACCATCGCGCATACGATGGACGAACTGGCGCGGTGCTGGGCCGGCGACGAGGCGCGCGAGGGGATCGGCGCCTTTTTCGACAAGCGCAAGCCGTGGTGGAGCAATTAG